In Leptospira wolffii serovar Khorat str. Khorat-H2, a genomic segment contains:
- a CDS encoding arsenate reductase gives MFPLFSPLKQYLDIRQKQTDQIPQERKAILIGLADAILASFESKQKANLIFICTHNSRRSQIAQAFGAAIPHYFDLPGIKSFSGGTSVTEFHPTAVAALEACGFRLENQGPPRNPKYSVRWADGSPALIAYSKKFQDSPNPSSEFIAVLVCSQADESCPYVSGAEARISLPFEDPKSADDSPNASVKYSETCDRISTELLFAFDQVRVRL, from the coding sequence ATGTTCCCATTATTCTCTCCGTTAAAGCAATATTTGGATATAAGGCAAAAACAAACGGATCAAATTCCTCAAGAGAGGAAAGCGATACTGATCGGATTAGCGGATGCTATTCTTGCGTCCTTCGAATCCAAGCAGAAAGCCAATTTGATTTTTATCTGTACTCATAATTCCAGGAGGAGCCAGATCGCTCAGGCTTTCGGCGCTGCTATTCCTCATTACTTCGATTTGCCCGGCATTAAATCTTTCTCGGGAGGAACTTCAGTCACCGAATTTCATCCCACTGCAGTGGCCGCCTTGGAAGCTTGCGGCTTTCGTTTGGAAAACCAAGGTCCCCCTCGCAATCCTAAATACTCGGTTCGGTGGGCGGACGGAAGTCCGGCGTTGATCGCATATTCCAAGAAGTTCCAAGATTCTCCGAATCCGAGCTCGGAGTTCATTGCCGTTCTAGTTTGTTCCCAAGCGGATGAGTCTTGTCCGTATGTGAGCGGGGCGGAAGCAAGAATCTCCTTGCCTTTCGAGGATCCGAAGTCGGCGGACGATTCCCCGAATGCTTCCGTAAAGTATTCGGAAACCTGCGATCGAATCTCCACCGAGCTTTTGTTCGCTTTCGATCAGGTGCGAGTTCGTCTTTAA
- the ftsZ gene encoding cell division protein FtsZ, whose product MLRFEEEEKTSPAIIKVLGIGGGGMNAVARMANSSLRGVEYVIMNTDEQVLRRSNIENKITLGSKTTRGMGAGGDPDLGTKAAEEDRERIISAIQGSDMVFVTAGMGGGTGTGAAPIVAKIAKEMKCLVVGVVTIPFSFEGKRRMELAKRGVEQLRAHVDTLILVNNESIFQVVDRNTPIDQAFRVIDDILLNAVRGISDIVNNPGLINVDFADVKTIMKDTGDAVMGVGEGSGENKVSEAVNYAIDNALLDSRSIAGATSLLINVTGGTDLTISDWNEVSQIITSQVDPNANIIVGLTEDPELERRIRVTVIATGFHKRPSGLGIPTKTQPQRKVVGLEETEEPRPSFRSEPERLPDADAYRGLKARSSQTPAKEDYDIPAFLRRNDRNRG is encoded by the coding sequence ATGTTACGTTTCGAAGAAGAGGAAAAAACGAGCCCTGCGATCATAAAAGTGTTAGGTATCGGCGGCGGCGGGATGAACGCAGTCGCTAGAATGGCAAATTCCAGTCTGAGAGGAGTGGAATATGTCATCATGAATACCGACGAGCAAGTATTAAGACGTTCTAATATAGAAAATAAAATCACCCTGGGCTCCAAGACCACTAGAGGAATGGGAGCCGGAGGAGATCCGGACCTAGGCACCAAGGCTGCAGAAGAGGATAGGGAGAGAATCATTTCCGCAATCCAGGGCTCCGATATGGTATTTGTAACGGCGGGGATGGGCGGAGGTACCGGTACGGGCGCCGCTCCTATCGTGGCAAAGATCGCAAAGGAAATGAAATGCCTGGTGGTAGGAGTGGTTACCATCCCGTTCTCCTTCGAGGGTAAACGCAGAATGGAGTTGGCGAAACGAGGCGTGGAACAACTTCGGGCGCATGTGGACACTCTCATTCTAGTCAATAACGAGTCCATCTTCCAAGTTGTGGATAGAAACACTCCGATCGACCAGGCGTTTCGGGTCATAGACGATATTCTTCTCAACGCGGTCCGAGGAATCAGCGATATAGTAAACAATCCGGGACTCATCAACGTGGACTTTGCGGACGTGAAGACCATCATGAAGGATACCGGAGACGCCGTCATGGGGGTGGGAGAAGGCAGCGGCGAGAATAAGGTATCTGAAGCGGTTAACTACGCGATCGATAACGCACTCCTGGATTCCCGCTCCATCGCAGGAGCGACCTCCCTTCTGATCAACGTGACCGGCGGCACCGATCTGACCATTTCCGACTGGAACGAAGTCTCTCAGATCATCACTTCTCAAGTGGATCCGAATGCGAATATCATCGTGGGGCTTACCGAAGATCCGGAGTTGGAAAGAAGGATTCGAGTCACAGTAATAGCTACGGGTTTCCACAAACGACCTTCCGGTTTAGGTATTCCTACAAAAACGCAGCCCCAAAGAAAAGTAGTAGGTCTGGAAGAAACGGAAGAGCCTCGTCCTAGTTTCCGTTCCGAACCCGAAAGATTGCCTGATGCGGATGCGTATCGCGGTTTAAAGGCGAGAAGTTCCCAAACTCCCGCTAAAGAAGATTATGATATCCCCGCCTTCTTAAGAAGAAACGACCGTAATAGAGGCTAA
- the cueR gene encoding Cu(I)-responsive transcriptional regulator, whose amino-acid sequence MNIGELSKISGVSAKLVRHYESIGLIPKAIRTNSGYRVYGENDAHSLIFIKRARNLGFSLPEIKKLLGLWRNKTRASSQVKSLALGHVKEMQSKISELQSMCDTLSNLAKHCHGDHRPDCPILEDLEGRPTNRKKK is encoded by the coding sequence ATGAATATCGGCGAACTTTCCAAAATTTCCGGAGTCAGTGCCAAGCTCGTAAGACATTACGAATCCATCGGACTGATTCCAAAAGCTATCAGAACCAATTCGGGTTACAGGGTCTATGGGGAAAACGACGCGCATTCTCTGATTTTTATCAAAAGAGCCAGAAACCTAGGATTCTCCCTGCCCGAGATCAAAAAGCTGCTCGGACTTTGGAGGAACAAGACTCGGGCGAGTTCCCAGGTCAAATCCCTGGCCTTGGGTCATGTGAAAGAGATGCAGTCCAAGATTTCGGAACTACAGTCCATGTGCGATACCCTGTCCAATCTTGCGAAACATTGTCATGGGGACCACAGACCCGATTGTCCTATCTTGGAGGATTTGGAAGGACGTCCTACAAACAGGAAGAAAAAGTAA
- a CDS encoding lipoprotein LipL41: MNLRLLSFISILIFLGSCKGVRVEYPFYPPTPEGRDLRIFLKGVRNVGLAVEPAKADVWMEDYELSRSFILMVPGKIYEAFAEDSYFKMIDLSKRADILNEATLSLTGIVQSRVKLGNLLGAEAILYVTVGRPVSECSIELKTDYLAMGMTILQAAAAANSKNRRHRAIAPISPAQDPVMKPTGVRRILLPIEASLVRVDSGETKKAVISRPSVVYNGVGDTSCPALLQSLSVALEEAIPDIEARLSPKIKTERVSIFTEEEDPEVSAFLEEGYEEIKGETPSFNRAKQAWEKADQKAKGKSWAAKANLATYYFSQGDFEKASELYDQASKLNGPEKDYLNDLRRISSAAAEAVE; this comes from the coding sequence ATGAATCTCCGACTACTCTCTTTTATATCGATTCTAATCTTCTTAGGTTCCTGCAAAGGAGTGAGAGTGGAGTATCCGTTTTATCCTCCTACACCAGAAGGAAGAGATCTACGCATCTTTCTAAAAGGAGTGCGTAACGTAGGATTGGCCGTGGAGCCGGCCAAGGCGGATGTATGGATGGAGGATTACGAATTGAGTCGTTCCTTCATACTCATGGTTCCCGGGAAGATCTATGAGGCATTTGCGGAGGATTCCTATTTTAAGATGATCGATCTGAGCAAGAGGGCGGATATTCTAAACGAGGCTACTCTTTCTCTAACCGGTATCGTACAATCCAGGGTGAAATTGGGGAATTTACTCGGGGCGGAAGCGATTCTCTATGTTACAGTCGGGCGTCCCGTATCGGAATGTTCTATTGAGTTAAAAACCGATTATCTTGCGATGGGGATGACCATTCTACAAGCCGCTGCGGCCGCAAATTCCAAGAACAGAAGACATAGGGCGATTGCTCCTATTTCTCCCGCCCAAGATCCGGTAATGAAGCCTACGGGAGTCAGAAGGATTCTCTTGCCCATAGAAGCGAGTCTCGTTCGGGTCGATTCCGGAGAAACCAAGAAGGCGGTGATCTCGAGGCCTTCCGTCGTTTACAATGGAGTAGGCGATACCAGTTGTCCCGCTTTACTTCAATCATTATCCGTCGCATTAGAGGAAGCGATCCCGGATATCGAGGCAAGACTTTCTCCCAAAATAAAAACCGAAAGAGTGTCTATTTTCACGGAAGAGGAGGATCCCGAAGTTTCCGCATTCTTGGAAGAAGGATACGAGGAAATTAAGGGAGAGACTCCTAGTTTCAATCGAGCCAAGCAAGCCTGGGAGAAGGCGGACCAAAAAGCAAAAGGCAAATCCTGGGCCGCCAAAGCGAATCTTGCCACTTACTATTTTTCCCAAGGAGATTTTGAGAAGGCTTCCGAACTCTACGATCAAGCTTCGAAATTGAACGGTCCGGAAAAGGATTATCTAAACGATTTGAGAAGAATTTCCTCTGCCGCTGCCGAAGCGGTAGAATAG
- a CDS encoding amidohydrolase family protein, with amino-acid sequence MRIFDSHFHIIDPKFPLVPNHGFLPEPFTVNDYLNRTRALKIEGGTVVSGSFQAFDQTYLLEALKILGKNFVGVTQLPAQADEQTVLSLDKAGVRAVRFNVRRGGSEELSRIRELGAMVFDIAGWHVELYIDAKDIDDFLTEVLLSLPKVSIDHLGLTQGGLPTILSLAEKGVRVKATGFGRTDLNVQDALLGIAERNPEALLFGTDLPCTRSPVPFSEEDLNLIQDTFDGEMLRKVLYENALQFYGLNGKR; translated from the coding sequence ATGCGGATCTTCGACTCTCACTTCCATATCATAGATCCTAAGTTTCCACTTGTGCCGAATCACGGTTTTTTGCCGGAGCCCTTTACCGTGAACGATTATCTTAACCGTACTCGGGCGCTCAAGATAGAAGGCGGGACCGTGGTCTCGGGATCTTTTCAGGCCTTCGATCAGACTTATCTTTTAGAAGCTTTAAAAATCTTGGGTAAGAACTTCGTAGGCGTTACCCAGTTGCCGGCGCAAGCGGACGAGCAAACCGTTTTATCTTTGGACAAAGCGGGGGTACGAGCTGTCCGGTTCAATGTTCGGAGGGGAGGTTCGGAGGAACTGTCCCGTATCCGCGAATTGGGAGCGATGGTATTCGATATTGCGGGCTGGCATGTGGAATTATACATAGACGCAAAGGATATAGACGATTTCCTAACCGAAGTACTATTATCTTTGCCTAAGGTATCCATCGATCATTTGGGCCTGACCCAGGGAGGTCTTCCTACGATACTTTCCTTGGCGGAAAAAGGAGTTAGAGTGAAGGCGACCGGCTTCGGACGTACCGATTTAAACGTACAAGATGCGTTACTCGGAATTGCCGAAAGAAATCCGGAAGCGCTTTTATTCGGCACCGATCTTCCTTGTACCAGATCTCCCGTGCCTTTTTCGGAAGAAGATTTGAATCTGATCCAGGATACGTTCGACGGAGAAATGTTAAGAAAAGTTTTGTATGAGAATGCGCTGCAATTCTACGGATTGAACGGAAAAAGATGA
- a CDS encoding zf-TFIIB domain-containing protein: MNCPRCRNELTEYRESSGLYLKCTSCGGILGNLSVLRRRSKRSAIEKIKNAILTGGSKLGKLPCSVCHKPMLTLRYTDESSRTMELDFCKQCHFIWFDESELERIPRETGIEISKERKPEIPERSPEYVMDSRSSEDLILPPFGHQGSIKIPDSNSAFGLSGLPRFVYQTADYFGVYVVCSLAFLFFAYFDFEENDPFLYRMAFHPDRPFKYNGIGIFLSFFAHDGILQALGNAVFSLLFVKRAENMLGSLRIIGLLLLGHFTGLLTDYLTIWDDDIYTMGANVSLSCVAGFLLWKVPGDYLGFDTDDDPWVNNPLFLTYPVAVWAVLWFILQIPFIMTADGTVNFLSVIASSFVGFLLAFVSSKIR, translated from the coding sequence ATGAATTGTCCCCGTTGCCGGAACGAACTCACGGAATACCGCGAATCGAGCGGTCTGTATTTGAAATGCACCTCCTGCGGGGGTATCCTAGGAAATCTATCCGTACTTCGTAGAAGATCCAAAAGGTCTGCAATCGAAAAGATCAAAAACGCGATTCTCACCGGGGGATCCAAATTAGGAAAGCTTCCCTGCTCGGTTTGTCATAAGCCGATGTTAACCCTCCGGTATACGGATGAATCCAGTAGAACCATGGAGTTGGATTTTTGCAAACAATGTCATTTTATTTGGTTCGATGAGAGCGAGTTGGAAAGAATTCCCCGCGAAACTGGAATCGAAATCTCTAAAGAAAGAAAGCCTGAGATTCCGGAAAGATCGCCGGAATATGTGATGGATAGTCGTTCTTCAGAAGATCTGATCCTTCCGCCTTTCGGACACCAGGGTTCGATAAAAATCCCGGATTCGAATTCTGCGTTCGGGTTGAGCGGTCTGCCTAGATTCGTTTATCAAACTGCCGATTATTTCGGAGTCTATGTAGTTTGCAGCTTGGCCTTTCTGTTCTTCGCCTATTTCGATTTTGAAGAAAACGATCCGTTTTTATATCGCATGGCTTTCCATCCGGATCGACCTTTTAAATATAATGGAATCGGAATCTTCTTATCCTTTTTTGCCCACGATGGGATTCTCCAAGCCTTGGGTAATGCGGTATTCTCCCTATTATTCGTCAAGCGGGCGGAAAACATGCTCGGCTCCTTGCGTATCATCGGCCTTCTGCTCCTAGGACATTTTACCGGTCTCTTGACCGACTACTTAACGATTTGGGATGACGATATTTATACTATGGGAGCGAATGTATCCCTATCCTGTGTGGCCGGCTTTCTGCTATGGAAGGTTCCCGGAGATTATCTAGGTTTCGATACGGACGACGATCCTTGGGTAAACAATCCGCTTTTCTTAACTTATCCGGTCGCTGTTTGGGCGGTCCTTTGGTTCATTTTGCAGATTCCGTTTATAATGACTGCGGACGGAACGGTCAACTTCTTGTCCGTTATCGCAAGTTCTTTCGTCGGATTTCTTTTGGCATTCGTTTCCTCCAAAATCCGTTGA
- the map gene encoding type I methionyl aminopeptidase — protein MTIRNQEDLDKLRRVGKVTAETLSIMREAAVVGISTKELDRIGFEYFSRFRAKSAPQLMYKFPGSTCISLNTEIAHGIPNDRVLKEGDLVNIDVSLELDGYFADTGATLIVGQDRRNLSNLLEVSEKALGLALTKAKTGERLNSIGKSIEQTANRNGYKVIRTLCGHGVGKSLHEEPFDICNYYEPRDRRILKSGQVIAVETFVSTGAEDFIEDSDGWTLRTPDGSFTAQFEHSVVITERGPLILTAA, from the coding sequence ATGACGATTCGAAACCAGGAAGATTTGGACAAGCTGAGAAGAGTGGGTAAAGTCACTGCCGAGACCCTTTCTATAATGAGAGAGGCGGCGGTTGTAGGTATCAGTACCAAAGAATTGGATCGCATCGGTTTCGAGTATTTTTCCCGTTTCCGGGCAAAAAGCGCCCCCCAACTTATGTATAAGTTTCCGGGGAGTACTTGCATTAGTTTAAACACGGAGATCGCTCACGGAATTCCGAACGATAGGGTTCTGAAAGAAGGGGACTTGGTAAACATAGACGTCTCGTTGGAACTAGACGGGTATTTCGCGGATACCGGGGCGACGCTCATCGTAGGACAGGATCGTAGAAACTTAAGCAATCTATTGGAAGTTTCCGAAAAGGCCTTGGGCTTGGCGTTAACGAAGGCTAAGACGGGAGAAAGATTGAACTCCATCGGGAAGTCGATCGAGCAGACTGCGAATCGAAACGGTTATAAGGTGATTCGAACATTATGCGGTCATGGAGTGGGTAAATCGCTTCACGAAGAACCTTTCGATATTTGTAATTATTATGAACCCAGAGACAGAAGGATCCTCAAATCGGGCCAAGTAATTGCGGTCGAGACTTTCGTTTCCACCGGAGCCGAAGACTTTATCGAGGATTCCGACGGATGGACGCTACGCACTCCCGACGGATCTTTTACGGCCCAGTTCGAGCATTCCGTAGTGATTACGGAGCGCGGTCCGTTGATTTTAACCGCGGCATAA
- a CDS encoding heavy-metal-associated domain-containing protein, translating to MYELILEGMTCSHCAKTVEKAVLSAEPSSKPSVDLDTQKVTVDNGDIEKISQAIEDSGYSVVSTRKL from the coding sequence ATGTATGAATTAATATTGGAAGGAATGACCTGTAGTCATTGTGCAAAGACCGTCGAAAAAGCGGTGCTTTCCGCGGAGCCATCCTCGAAACCGAGCGTAGATCTGGATACCCAAAAGGTCACGGTGGACAACGGAGATATCGAAAAGATATCCCAGGCGATAGAAGACTCCGGTTATTCTGTCGTTTCCACCCGAAAGCTATAG
- a CDS encoding bile acid:sodium symporter family protein — MLIRLSLILLSLSSMLSLGLKIDRKEIGSWRSSGPLLGFAFLWNFGVLPIVAIFLGKLLQLSDLATVAIFLCASSPGGASGGLFVLRGKGNPVLGGLLIATLNGANTVLTPFIFSVYQGGSGFETDLFLRLLAIGFFLQGLPLLIGLVVRYFFPHPARISEVWVEKFSTYCLVFSILVLVAQYGDKALSLGPIVWLAAALTVGTSLLPGWLIWKGKQDTKASLSLVSGIRSLSLALLLAELHVKNPEALLTILMYGVLMYGLTALAAQYWKGRVRY; from the coding sequence ATGCTAATACGCCTTTCCTTAATTCTTCTGTCTTTGTCCTCTATGCTGAGCCTCGGGCTGAAGATAGACCGAAAGGAGATCGGTTCTTGGAGAAGTTCAGGTCCTCTGTTGGGATTCGCTTTTCTTTGGAATTTCGGCGTTCTTCCGATAGTCGCCATTTTTTTGGGCAAGCTTCTGCAACTCTCCGACTTGGCTACCGTGGCGATTTTTCTTTGCGCGTCCTCTCCCGGAGGAGCCTCGGGAGGGCTTTTCGTATTGAGAGGAAAAGGAAATCCGGTTTTGGGCGGACTTTTGATTGCGACTCTGAACGGTGCAAATACAGTCCTGACTCCATTCATATTCTCCGTATACCAAGGAGGGAGCGGATTCGAGACGGATTTATTCTTAAGATTATTGGCGATTGGATTCTTCCTACAAGGTCTTCCTCTGTTGATCGGACTAGTCGTTCGTTATTTCTTTCCCCATCCTGCCAGAATCTCGGAGGTTTGGGTGGAGAAATTCAGCACTTATTGTCTCGTATTTTCCATTTTGGTTTTAGTGGCACAATACGGGGACAAGGCGCTTAGTTTAGGCCCGATTGTTTGGTTGGCTGCGGCGCTTACCGTAGGAACTTCCCTTTTGCCGGGATGGTTGATTTGGAAAGGAAAGCAAGATACGAAAGCGTCTCTTTCCTTGGTTTCCGGTATTCGTAGTCTTTCTCTCGCATTGCTTTTGGCGGAATTGCACGTTAAGAATCCGGAGGCGCTTCTTACCATTCTTATGTATGGAGTATTGATGTACGGTCTTACCGCCCTGGCTGCACAATACTGGAAGGGAAGGGTTCGATACTAA
- a CDS encoding RDD family protein, with translation MEENQTEIQKKSVKYAGLGTRLYAQILDFIVFSPALVPYALAVYYHDRTSYSILPFYTAFHSLSYIAYRFVSHAKFGRTLGKKWAGIRVVSSEFRKISWRKSFLRILPELLLSIITILKAYYDSRIYLEHLLEMEGLPWAGVDRILRRFNPVESVAVWDSVVYYSLSVFFVLFTSKKKAIHDMIAGTRVIYEDHKNGPGRDEVNSAV, from the coding sequence TTGGAAGAAAATCAGACCGAAATACAGAAGAAATCCGTAAAATACGCGGGATTAGGGACGAGACTTTATGCGCAGATCCTGGATTTTATCGTATTCAGTCCGGCATTAGTTCCTTATGCGCTGGCGGTTTATTATCACGATCGAACCTCTTATTCCATACTTCCTTTTTATACTGCGTTTCATTCCTTATCATATATCGCTTATCGATTCGTATCGCACGCAAAATTCGGTAGAACCCTCGGTAAGAAATGGGCAGGGATTCGCGTAGTGAGCTCCGAATTCAGAAAGATAAGTTGGAGAAAGTCCTTCTTGCGCATTCTTCCCGAATTATTACTTTCAATCATAACCATTCTGAAAGCATATTACGACTCCAGAATCTATCTGGAACATTTGCTGGAAATGGAAGGGCTTCCCTGGGCGGGAGTGGATCGTATTCTGAGAAGATTCAACCCTGTCGAAAGTGTAGCAGTTTGGGACTCCGTCGTTTATTATTCCCTTTCCGTATTCTTCGTTCTTTTTACGAGCAAGAAGAAGGCGATACACGATATGATCGCAGGGACCAGAGTGATTTACGAGGATCATAAGAATGGGCCGGGAAGGGATGAGGTTAATTCCGCGGTTTAA
- a CDS encoding MORN repeat protein, whose translation MNKTYYPLILLPLLAFGAYYYLSPECSQGDCKNGFGIESLPGRYRFEGEFKNGLAHGKGRLELANGEYYEGEWKNGIKEGRGLQRFSDGRYYEGFWKENKENGKGILKNSDGVVLFEGEWKEGKAAAP comes from the coding sequence ATGAACAAAACCTATTACCCTCTGATTCTACTCCCTTTGCTTGCGTTCGGGGCGTATTATTATCTTTCTCCCGAATGTTCCCAAGGCGATTGTAAGAACGGTTTCGGAATAGAATCCCTGCCGGGGAGATACAGATTCGAGGGAGAATTCAAGAACGGGCTCGCCCATGGTAAGGGTAGGTTGGAACTTGCAAACGGGGAATATTACGAGGGAGAATGGAAAAACGGAATCAAGGAAGGGAGAGGCCTGCAGCGTTTTTCGGACGGAAGATATTACGAAGGTTTCTGGAAGGAAAATAAGGAGAACGGGAAAGGGATCCTGAAAAATTCCGACGGAGTCGTTTTGTTCGAAGGAGAATGGAAAGAAGGAAAGGCGGCGGCTCCGTGA